aaagcccagtGTGTTAGCTGATCTGTGTAATTTTTTCAGTCCCCTACATTTTGCAGTGAATAACCTTTAACTGTGTTCTGCTCCAACTAGGTCTTCCAAAGGCAGCCACAGCAAGAAAAAAGGGCCCCGCACTCCAAGCCCTCCTCCCCCAGTTCCTCTGGACCTTCCTGTGATGGGGAAGAAACACAAAGGCAAGCACAAAAACAAGGAGaagtctgaagaaaaacagaaggaAGGAAAGGATCGGGGACGAGATGCAGAAAAACataaggagaagaaggagaaacgCAGGTTGGTGACCTGTCTTTTGATCATTattacagggtgcttgtgcaggtcttgaaagtcataaaaagtatggaattttgaaatgctgattTCCAgatcttgaaaagtctggaattttgtgtgaaagtcttaataaagtgtgGAAAAAAGTTTATCTTGTAGttaaattttagagtatgctcaaaggcacatattcttgttagataaaaaaaatacacaaggaaagcattaaaaaaaaaaaaaactttatatgatttcactaaccagtcggtactggaatgattgtcTGATTATTTGTGtaatatccatgcacttttgtgattttcatgatttgaaaacattttgacatttactgtgaattatgcattcattcattcatacatttattaaaataaacttttctactacacacaacaggtacaatctcaaccaaaaaagtaggaacgcACGTAGAAAAGTACATAATGTCAGGTCTTGGGGGTAAAAAGTAGCAATTTTGGAAAaggtctggaatttttatttagataaagagcaagcaccctgtgtTAATGTGACAGTTATGATactgttgacattatttatgcatGAACATAATAATCATGTATACACAGGGACAGATCAGACAGTTCCCATAAGGCCAAGCGAGCTGTGACATCAGAAGAGCGCTCTGGTAGTGTTTCGTCTCCATCCAGGGGCATGTCGCCCACATCCAGGAAGAAATCCACCTCTCCTAAAGCCATGTCCCATAAGACCTCAGTACTGGCTTCTCCTCCTCGCAGGTAATACAGAATTAGTTGTTAGAGCACTATTTGATAGAGAAAATTGTCAAATattagtttattgtttttttctcagtcaTTCTGTTATTGTTGTCCAGCTCTTTTCATATAGATTATTTCAGTTCAAAGTGTTACTGACCGTGAAAGACCTGTGTGATCCATTGACATGTGAGACATGAGCCTCATATCGGAGAACGCACCGTCAGATGGTATTTTTCATTTGTAAGTTACATCTGGATATGGTGTACTAATGGCCCCTTACCATTGCAGGTCTCCCTCCCCGCCACACCACCAACGTACACCTACTCCCCCTCGCCACCACTCCCCATCCTCCCACTCAGGTTCCTCTGCCCAGCGACACTCACCTTCCCCTCGTCGCCGTCGCTCATCCTCTCCGTCCTACCACCGCAGTAACACAGCCCCAGCATCAGGCTCCTCGCCTCCCAGCTCCAGACGCTCTAGGTCACCTGTTGCCTCACATGATGCCTCCCCCCACCGCCGATCAGACAGATCAAGCCCCAGCCGACATCACTCCAGAGGACGGGAGAGGAGCCGCAGTGATAGAGATAGGAGTCCACCTGCCCAGGAGCGCAGACATGAACGCAGAGACGGTATATTTATGTTCTTTAATTACTTTGTTCCTCTCACATCTGTTTTACCTTTGAAATCAGACCAAttccatgtgttaaatttttctCTCTTCCAACAGAGAGCCGCAACAAACGAGACAAGGACCGGGATGATCGGCACTATGACTCTGAACAAGTGTCATCTCGGGACTCTCGTGATGACAGGGACACCAGAGATACCCGTGAGCGGCGGGATGTTTGTGATCGAGGAAGGGAGACAACCCGAGAGTCTCGGGAGAGCAGGGACCTAAAGGACTCCAGGGAAAGCAGGACAGATACACGCTGCAGTCGAGAGTCACTGGAGCGTCGCGACCGTGAACAGGATAGAGAACGGGACCGGGAGAGAGAAAGGGAGCGTACTGAGGGTCATCGGAAGGAGGAGCTGGTCCAGGAGGACAGGGGTTACGGGAGAGCTCACGGTCGTGATGATGGGGGCAGAGCTGAAGGAAGGATGGAGAATAGAACGGAACGGAATGGACGAGGGAGAGGACGCAATAATGAAACATCTGATAAAGGCAAGAAATCATTAGTTGTCCTTTGGTTAAATTTGTACCTTATGGGTGAATCTCTCATTTTATatcaagtatttttctttttgtttttattcatttgaatTTCTGTTCAAAACTCTAAAACTCTACTTCTACCATTTCTATAACTAGAATTATAATTGACATTTTAAGTATGCACATCCATGGCTGACAATGATCTGTACAAAGTGAAATTGAACATACACTGCATGAATATTAATCACCTGtttgagaaaaaagtagtggAGACCATAAACTTTATTGGCATGGCTCTTACCTGTATTTCTTAGATGCATTCTGATTGGCTGTGTGTGACCCAATGGTATTGTTGTCGTCTGTTTGTATCTTTGTTTCATGGCGTTGGGTCCTCCATTTGTTGCGAAGCATCCATAGGTTTTCTTGGATGTTCAGCCCAAATTTCAAACCAGTTCAGTGAAAAATAGGCAATTGGTGATGCTTGGAGCatcaatactaataaaaaaatcctAGAATTATCCTCAAAAGTATTTGTTGTGGCATTCCATGAATTTATTAGCTTTTGCATAAGTCTTTCAGCCAAATCTGTGATATGGGGTCCGTTGTGCCTTCGTACAGAATGACTCACTGGGCTTTTAGGCAATATGCACCTGTGATGATTGTTGTTTTTACCCTCTTTATTGTTTATCAGGCTCAAACAGAAACTCCCGAGGTTCTCAGCTGGAAAGCAACCATGACAACTGGGATTCACGAAGTAGTGCGGTTCGTGAGCGGAGCCCAGAGAGGAGCTCAGACCGCAACGCCAATGAGAGGAGCTCCGAGAGGGGTACAGAAAGAGATCGCTACGACGGGGACAGAAGAGGAGAGCAAGGCCGGGACTCGTCGTACGACAGGAGAGGCGGGCACAATGAACGGGATCGCAGAGACAATCGAGAAAGAGGTTGGAATTTTCAGCTGTTTGTGGATTTACTGGATCTGTGCCTCAAACACCAGCATTTTATTGTAAATTAACTTCTATGTTTCCCCAGATGTACGAGCAGTTTCACCAAGCAGACACCAGGGACGATTAGAGGAGTCTGAGAGGGACGAGAGGAGAGACGATCGTAGAGACAGAGCAGACGAAAGACGGGACGACAGGGCCCGCGACCGGGAGCGAGaaagagacagggagagagacaGGGAACGAGAGAGggaaaaggagaaggagagagacagagaaagggaGCGTGAGAAAGAGGCAGAAAGGGAGCGAGCCAGAGAGCGGGAGAGGGAACGAGAGAGGgagcgagagagggagagggagagagagcgtgAGAGGGAGAGGGAGCGCGAGGAGCGGGAGAGGGAGCGGGAGgagcgagagagggagaggagggagagggagagagagcgggAGCAGCGGGAGCGAGAGAGACAGCGCGAATGGGAGGAGCGAGAGAGAGGACGCGAGGAGAGGCGTGAGAGGAGAGAGGATGCCAGGGATGACCGGTCTGTTCGAGACAACAGGGACGATCGAAAGGCCAGGCAAGTATCACAACCAAGGTATATGGCCCATGAAAAGAGCGTATTTGTCTGGTAGAAAAGGTGTGTTTTTTAGAAAATATCAGGGATTTATTTAATGAGACTGACTTTGTTTGGATAATTTCAGAAATAAGCAGTTTATTTGTTAGTTGTAATGGTTTCATGTGCATTTATCCATATAAACAGTAATTGAAAAAACACTTTGCATTTTGATTCAAAAGTTGTTTTTCACGTTGAGGAGTTATCAAGTGTGATACTCCAAAGTTTGGTCTTGTATacgccattgtttttttttgttttttttaacgtgGTTAAATATATGAAATTAACATATTCTTGTGGTATTTGATTCTAATGTATTTACTgtattcattagttttcattgttaGATAAGATCAAAATATTAATTTTGTGACTTGCTATAACAGATTATTAAATCAGCCACATACTCCAGCTGTGTCTCAGCTCTTACATGTGTTAATTTGTCTGAATACTTTGTCTTCCTCCAGTCGTAAGAGGCACAGGGACAACAGCCCCAGCCCTCGGTCCTCACCTAAGCGAGCAGTACGGGACCTGAGCCCAGCAGAAAGCGACGGTTACAACAGTGGAGAAGACAAAAGTGAGCGCCTGATTGGCCGAGGGCAGgccaagctccacccacagccCCTCCTCCCCAGCCCTGTGTGTCCGCCTCCATCTGACAGTAGGAAAATGCTTTTTGAAAGGACACATTACTATTTAATGGGGAATGCACCTTTTAGTAtgaagtgacttttttttctatcttctatcaataaagttttatttgtctttggtattCATTCCATTTTTGGCAATCCCTAATTATCCttccaaaaatgtaatatttttaatttatatacaaAATTTACATCTAAAAGTACCAAAGCTAAATAATTCTTTAAACTATTGAGCACAATACTTGCACTTGTTTGGTTACTTTCTATAAATAAGCCACTGCCCCTTAATGTTACACTTCTATTAACTACTACTTTTGGCACACAGTCTTTCCAGTTTGATGACTCTTAAAAGGAAGAATTTTAAATACCTAGTGATATTATACTTGGAAATCATAATTAATAACTCTTAAGACTGTCTAATATTGACACTGTTAAGTGCTCAAAACATTTAAGGTGCCTTTCATCGGACTGTCTGTGTGTAGATGGAGAGAAGCATCGTCTTCTAAGCCAGGTGGTACGACCCCAAGAGCCTTTGCTACGTTCCCCACCGAGGGCTGCTTCAACTGATGACAAGGCTGGTCACTGGAAAGATGAGGAGCGTAGAGGAGGAGGGGACAAAAGGGATGTACGCAGCCGTCATGAGGACCTAGAACTGCGTGGAGATCGCAGCAGAGGAGGTGACAGACGAGGAGAGCACCTTTCAGACGCCCCTTCAGAGTCACGCAGCAGAGTCAGAGACCAACGAGAATCTACGCCGCCTCCTCCTTTAGTTCTGTCCATCACCACTGATGACAGAGACATCCCTGTCTCCCAGTCCCATGAGGAGGGCAAAAAGAAGACAAAGTCCCAGAAGAAGGGCCTGAAGAAGGGTCGCAAAGAAGAGGACCTTGGTGTTGGCAAGAACCTGGCTGCTGCAGGAGACCGTTTCAACCCTGAACCACCAGCAAGTGGTCCTACAGATGGTCCTCCGCCTTTACACTCCCCACGGAAGGGAGCCAAGAAAAAGGCTCTTGACCGAAAGAGGAAGCGAGGCGGTGAATCAGATGTGTCTGAGGAGGAGTCAACAGCCCATCAGCCACACAGTAAGAGAAAGAGAGGGCCCCGGACACCCCCACCCTCAATGAGGCCTGATCACCGCTGTACTGCTGGCAACACAGAGCCCTCTCCACTGCCCAAAATGGACAACTTCAGTGACTGGTCAGATGAGGAGGTTACAGACAGAGGAGGGTTAGAAACATCAGCTCCCCTAGCCCTCACTGACAGGACTACTGAACCTCTGAGGAGAGGTGGGGGCTCCAGAGTCGGCAGAGACAGGGACAGGTGCAATCCCCCACCAATCGCTCCTCTACTCCCCCAGGATCCTCCGATGCTTCTTCAGACTCTCACTCCTCAGCCCCTCATGTCCCAGCCTCTGCTGCGCAAACCTCCCCCAGAGCAGGTTCGCAGCAGCAGCATGGGGAGCAACCAGAGCCGCGCATCGTCCAGACGCCTGCGGTCACCCTCCAATGAGTCAGCCCACCGAGAGGACCTACAGGGACCGCGATCACGCCGAGGACGGCTGCAGGGAACCAACTCACGTGACCGAGAAAGGGAGCGGGAGAGAGAGAGGCCAGTGGTTACTGACCCACCAGGGGCAGAGAGGAAGTCTCGTATTGACCAGCTGAGGAGGGGAGAGCCCAGTCGCAGCACCTCATCAggtaaatacaaacaaatgaactTTAGCTGGGCAGTCATCACATGCCACCAGGAAGTTGTCAGGTGGAAGAGTTTCAGGTCTCATCTATTAGTCTAACACACAGTGGTTTGGTCTGCCATTATACTATGCACCCGCTACTTAAAATTAAGGTTAACTCCCTTCATTATCCCCTCAGAAATTTGGTCTCTGAATTTTACCCATCCTGTCACACACAACCACAGCACATAGCATTAGCAGGAGCACACATTTGGAGTAGTGAGGCCCCATTGAAAGTCCTCAAGGACCAACCACAGATCTTCATCAATACTGTGATCAAGGTATAATTCTTTATTTGTTTTGAAAGAAACTGAAGTCTGATGGTTACATTATAAAGCTATTGGTAATGAGGGTTAAAAGATTTTAAATGTAGATAACCTGAATATGCATATTTGGCATGTTCTGCTTTTAGTAATTTTAACATGAAGAGGTCTGAATGCTACTAGATCTAGGGTGCATCAATGATTGCATGTGTTTCTTGGAGAAAGTTTGTTGAGGTGGCTTGTGGGGGATTTTTTGGAGCGGTTTCAGTGTTCATTGATGGAAGACTGTCATTCACACTCACATTTAAAGCTTTGATGAGGTGGGAGTAAAAATGTTGTTCTGATCTGGTTATGGGGACGCCGGTTTTCCCATGTGTCCCTTATTCTTAGAGCCACAGTGTATATATGTCTGTATGAAAGAAGCTGGATTTGATAGAGTTGCTTTAAGGCATTTCGCTTCTCATCCAAAAGGTTTCTTCAGTGTTGGCAGACTGTAGATGGGAGGATTGTTCACACCTTCAGAACTGTTGGAATCATGTGAATTATTAAGCGGCACAATTGTAATGAGAAGCGTTAGACTGACATTGATCAAGATGTACCTTGGTGTTGTCTCATCTGTGGAGGGTTCTCACAGATGCATTGAAAGTGGTTTAGTGATGGTTGTTTAGGTGAACATTGATAAGTTCTCGTACTTGTCTTTCAAAACTGTCCTCTGTGGCTGGAATGTATATGCTACAATCTATAAAGGAGAATGGCGTCAACAGACTAGGTTGTCCATCACGCTGTTGTTCATAATTTCATTTCTGAAATAGATTTAGCACAAATTTGATATTTTTCCACTAAACTGTTCTTAAACTATTCAACTTCTCAGCTGTCAGTATCATTGTCACTATCAAAAATTGCCAGAGTTTTGTGGTAAACGGACCACTTTACAGGTCTGAACTGGTATAAACCAAGTTACCTTTTTGTCTAGTTTTGTCTTGAAGTGATGTTCACATCTGACATTAGCATCCATCCAGGCCAATCTGAAAACATATGAACATCA
The sequence above is a segment of the Sphaeramia orbicularis chromosome 2, fSphaOr1.1, whole genome shotgun sequence genome. Coding sequences within it:
- the zc3h13 gene encoding zinc finger CCCH domain-containing protein 13 isoform X1, translating into MSKIRRKVTVENSKTISDSSSSTTTSSTSNPAAPSRRPSVFERLGPSTGSNAADSHCRNWLKTGNCSYGNTCRYTHGTQPRGKGFSFSLSTERPTGDLRERMKNKRQDVDTENLKRDLDEPTPPTARQRDSSRGRHREKEDIKITKERTPASEEEPTEWETNREDSDIGDYDYELSLEMKRQKIQRELMKLEQENLDKREEIVIKKDEALTKTRAAAMPKASPEPLSSKDSPSSRKSSGSPKHKSGAKGLGSGKKEKKTSVSSPVLETARSSKGSHSKKKGPRTPSPPPPVPLDLPVMGKKHKGKHKNKEKSEEKQKEGKDRGRDAEKHKEKKEKRRDRSDSSHKAKRAVTSEERSGSVSSPSRGMSPTSRKKSTSPKAMSHKTSVLASPPRRSPSPPHHQRTPTPPRHHSPSSHSGSSAQRHSPSPRRRRSSSPSYHRSNTAPASGSSPPSSRRSRSPVASHDASPHRRSDRSSPSRHHSRGRERSRSDRDRSPPAQERRHERRDESRNKRDKDRDDRHYDSEQVSSRDSRDDRDTRDTRERRDVCDRGRETTRESRESRDLKDSRESRTDTRCSRESLERRDREQDRERDRERERERTEGHRKEELVQEDRGYGRAHGRDDGGRAEGRMENRTERNGRGRGRNNETSDKGSNRNSRGSQLESNHDNWDSRSSAVRERSPERSSDRNANERSSERGTERDRYDGDRRGEQGRDSSYDRRGGHNERDRRDNRERDVRAVSPSRHQGRLEESERDERRDDRRDRADERRDDRARDRERERDRERDREREREKEKERDREREREKEAERERAREREREREREREREREREREREREREEREREREERERERREREREREQRERERQREWEERERGREERRERREDARDDRSVRDNRDDRKASRKRHRDNSPSPRSSPKRAVRDLSPAESDGYNSGEDKNGEKHRLLSQVVRPQEPLLRSPPRAASTDDKAGHWKDEERRGGGDKRDVRSRHEDLELRGDRSRGGDRRGEHLSDAPSESRSRVRDQRESTPPPPLVLSITTDDRDIPVSQSHEEGKKKTKSQKKGLKKGRKEEDLGVGKNLAAAGDRFNPEPPASGPTDGPPPLHSPRKGAKKKALDRKRKRGGESDVSEEESTAHQPHSKRKRGPRTPPPSMRPDHRCTAGNTEPSPLPKMDNFSDWSDEEVTDRGGLETSAPLALTDRTTEPLRRGGGSRVGRDRDRCNPPPIAPLLPQDPPMLLQTLTPQPLMSQPLLRKPPPEQVRSSSMGSNQSRASSRRLRSPSNESAHREDLQGPRSRRGRLQGTNSRDRERERERERPVVTDPPGAERKSRIDQLRRGEPSRSTSSDRQDSRSHSSRRSSPDSERQARSRSRAGSYDSRERERDREPFERERQQQQPQQQPPLLLQQPLQQQRDWEPEPRDWPSRGREPLLMRPGREPLLRERDMRDRERLLPEGLIQQHERERERERERERDRDVRGERGGDRERDRMMMMDLSPHGDLRASGRGDIRGDLRGDMMRQDRGDYEPLLPREAFSPPEPEKPSNSHHLMGEPRELEKADSVDGDDDGKEDDGQSVASVGEEYEPISDDELDEILADSQKKEDQQNEEKITGPLDVIDVDWSSLMPKQKQEPRAERAALLRFTPGAVLLRAGISKRLCGPELVEQVREVCKSELDNPKDADKLFEHDLGALNMAALKRRTERAGLLTNLGPCCKALCARRDFAIRRQLLKNDKGLTKQYPATPVVDNELIQMSMRLFRRTMAGQASGPERSDVVSAAAAAPAAEVAAAGTSKLSAAQPEVCVS
- the zc3h13 gene encoding zinc finger CCCH domain-containing protein 13 isoform X2, with the protein product MSKIRRKVTVENSKTISDSSSSTTTSSTSNPAAPSRRPSVFERLGPSTGSNAADSHCRNWLKTGNCSYGNTCRYTHGTQPRGKGFSFSLSTERPTGDLRERMKNKRQDVDTENLKRDLDEPTPPTARRDSSRGRHREKEDIKITKERTPASEEEPTEWETNREDSDIGDYDYELSLEMKRQKIQRELMKLEQENLDKREEIVIKKDEALTKTRAAAMPKASPEPLSSKDSPSSRKSSGSPKHKSGAKGLGSGKKEKKTSVSSPVLETARSSKGSHSKKKGPRTPSPPPPVPLDLPVMGKKHKGKHKNKEKSEEKQKEGKDRGRDAEKHKEKKEKRRDRSDSSHKAKRAVTSEERSGSVSSPSRGMSPTSRKKSTSPKAMSHKTSVLASPPRRSPSPPHHQRTPTPPRHHSPSSHSGSSAQRHSPSPRRRRSSSPSYHRSNTAPASGSSPPSSRRSRSPVASHDASPHRRSDRSSPSRHHSRGRERSRSDRDRSPPAQERRHERRDESRNKRDKDRDDRHYDSEQVSSRDSRDDRDTRDTRERRDVCDRGRETTRESRESRDLKDSRESRTDTRCSRESLERRDREQDRERDRERERERTEGHRKEELVQEDRGYGRAHGRDDGGRAEGRMENRTERNGRGRGRNNETSDKGSNRNSRGSQLESNHDNWDSRSSAVRERSPERSSDRNANERSSERGTERDRYDGDRRGEQGRDSSYDRRGGHNERDRRDNRERDVRAVSPSRHQGRLEESERDERRDDRRDRADERRDDRARDRERERDRERDREREREKEKERDREREREKEAERERAREREREREREREREREREREREREREEREREREERERERREREREREQRERERQREWEERERGREERRERREDARDDRSVRDNRDDRKASRKRHRDNSPSPRSSPKRAVRDLSPAESDGYNSGEDKNGEKHRLLSQVVRPQEPLLRSPPRAASTDDKAGHWKDEERRGGGDKRDVRSRHEDLELRGDRSRGGDRRGEHLSDAPSESRSRVRDQRESTPPPPLVLSITTDDRDIPVSQSHEEGKKKTKSQKKGLKKGRKEEDLGVGKNLAAAGDRFNPEPPASGPTDGPPPLHSPRKGAKKKALDRKRKRGGESDVSEEESTAHQPHSKRKRGPRTPPPSMRPDHRCTAGNTEPSPLPKMDNFSDWSDEEVTDRGGLETSAPLALTDRTTEPLRRGGGSRVGRDRDRCNPPPIAPLLPQDPPMLLQTLTPQPLMSQPLLRKPPPEQVRSSSMGSNQSRASSRRLRSPSNESAHREDLQGPRSRRGRLQGTNSRDRERERERERPVVTDPPGAERKSRIDQLRRGEPSRSTSSDRQDSRSHSSRRSSPDSERQARSRSRAGSYDSRERERDREPFERERQQQQPQQQPPLLLQQPLQQQRDWEPEPRDWPSRGREPLLMRPGREPLLRERDMRDRERLLPEGLIQQHERERERERERERDRDVRGERGGDRERDRMMMMDLSPHGDLRASGRGDIRGDLRGDMMRQDRGDYEPLLPREAFSPPEPEKPSNSHHLMGEPRELEKADSVDGDDDGKEDDGQSVASVGEEYEPISDDELDEILADSQKKEDQQNEEKITGPLDVIDVDWSSLMPKQKQEPRAERAALLRFTPGAVLLRAGISKRLCGPELVEQVREVCKSELDNPKDADKLFEHDLGALNMAALKRRTERAGLLTNLGPCCKALCARRDFAIRRQLLKNDKGLTKQYPATPVVDNELIQMSMRLFRRTMAGQASGPERSDVVSAAAAAPAAEVAAAGTSKLSAAQPEVCVS